A window of Apium graveolens cultivar Ventura chromosome 8, ASM990537v1, whole genome shotgun sequence contains these coding sequences:
- the LOC141680023 gene encoding uncharacterized protein LOC141680023 yields the protein MELIPYGKNEGTDELAKLGSRRETTLLGVIPLDIQRQPSVPEHEINSIGGDLGQTWMAPIMCYVKEVSLSDGKNEARRIRYKVFRYVIYDGILYRTGFSVPLLKCIDGDECSYILRQGIDLIGELSKAKVMLTMQRLRKEMREFCEQLGIQKSFNAASHPQSNRYDEAVNKIIKHTLKAKLEQKEGTWPDELPHVLWSYNTTSRTTARETLSP from the exons ATGGAACTTATCCCATACGGGAAGAATGAAGGCACGGACGAGCTGGCCAAACTGGGCTCACGTCGTGAAACCACTCTGTTAGGGGTCATTCCTCTTGATATACAGAGGCAACCTAGTGTGCCCGAACACGAGATTAACAGTATTGGTGGTGATCTCGGCCAAACATGGATGGCTCCTATTATGTGTTACGTAAAGGAAGTATCGCTTTCAGACGGAAAGAATGAGGCAAGGAGAATAAGGTACAAGGTATTTCGCTATGTGATATATGATGGGATCCTATACAGAACGGGTTTCAGTGTGCCCCTCCTCAAATGCATAGATGGGGATGAGTGTAGCTATATCTTAAGGCAG GGAATAGATTTGATTGGAGAGCTCTCCAAAGCAAAGGTAATGTTAACTATGCAACGGTTGCG CAAGGAGATGAGAGAATTTTGTGAACAATTGGGAATTCAGAAGAGTTTTAATGCAGCCAGTCACCCTCAAAGCAATAGGTATGATGAGGCTGTTAATAAGATCATTAAGCATACCTTGAAGGCAAAGCTGGAGCAGAAGGAGGGAACATGGCCAGATGAGCTCCCACATGTCTTGTGGTCTTATAACACGACCTCAAGGACTACGGCCAGGGAAACACTTTCTCCCTAA